Within the Vairimorpha necatrix chromosome 10, complete sequence genome, the region aagataaaatagaaaatgtGTATAATGgcataaaatacaaaaaaattgtgGCGAAATTGCATAAGCTTGTTGATGATTTtgatgataaattttattataccAATGATgctaaaaaacataaacctaatttcaaaaaattaatatacgTTGCAGCTTCTGGactttctttattaaattatatttgtcCCTCGTTGaatgaatataatatattgcCTAGTGagaaaaatgtaaaatatgatttatataatgaaGTCCAACCCTCTTCTAGATACTCAtcaattataaatgataatttttatgagataatttataattcgAAGTACGATAATAACAGAGAAACAGAATTACCAATTGAATTTCAAGATGAAATTTTCGACAATTCTAATAATgctgataaaaataattatggCACAACTGAAAGTGAAGTCAAGTCTACATCTAGCACAATAGTAAATTCGGGATACACTACTACACAAAAAGAGGATTTGAGTACTactacaataaaaaatatagatgAGGAAACCACTACAGAAATTCATTCTCCCATTGAAACAAGTAATAGTTCTTATGATAAAACCACCACAGAAGTTAATATGACCACCTTAAAGTATGATACTACTGTTTCGTCTACTGCATCAATACCATATGAAAATACGAATAATACTAATAGTGATAATCCTAACAATGATGTCACTACAATGACATCAAATACAATCACAACTGAAACGAATACAATAGATAAGAATGCAAAAAACTATAATGAAGAAAAAGACAGATACAATGCCCAATTTGACGGTAATTATATGCCATATccaaattataataatgaaTATCCTCCTAATACACCTGGATCAAATGGGCCAGGCCTGGTTTCAAAAGTCATTGGTGGAATTGGTGACGTAGTTTCTGGTGCGACAGGTGTTTTGGAAGATATAGCTGTAGAAGGAGGAGGAGCTTTAGTTAAAAAAGGCATAGGTAAATTTACTGGGCGTATTAATAATGGCATTAAAATCGGCAAAGGAATAATTGAAGGATTAGATACTGCCTCTGATGTTGCTTCTGGTATAGGTTctagtataaaaaattcgaaTGTCCTACAACCACACAAAGGAGGCGCAGgaaataataatcaaaaaacaCATGGTAATAATAATGACTCTAACAAAAGTAAGAAACGTAAAGatgaagataaaaataaaaataaaaaaccaaaagATGAAAAAGATTTTACGACTAAAAGACCAaaagatgaaaataaaaatacaactGAAAAACCAAAAGATGAAAAAGATTTTACGACTAAAAAACCAAAAGatgaagataaaaatacaacTGAAAAACCAAAAGATGGAAAGAAAAGTACAACTGAAAAACCAAAAGATGAAAAAGATTCTACTACTAAAAAACCAAAGgatgaaaaagaaattacgactaaaaaaccaaaagatgaaaataaaaatacaaatgaAAAACCAAAAGATGAAAAAGATTCTACTACTAAAAAACCAAAGgatgaaaaagaaattacgactaaaaaaccaaaagatgaaaataaaaatacaaatgaaaaaccaaaagatgaaaaagaaattacaactaaaaaaccaaaagatgaaaaagaaattacgactaaaaaaccaaaagatggaaataaaaacaaaaagaataaGTTAGAGaatgttaaaaataaattagaagATTCTTTGAACGCAATTGGGGGATTTTTCAAACTTTATTGGAAATTATTGTCTGCAGTGTTTAgctgtatattttttattgtctCACTACTATGTTGTTTCGGTAAAACACTAATAAAATGCTGTCGCAGAaggaagaaaaattatgatGAGGAAAAGCAGATTCTTATTGataagaattaaaaatttttaagttttcttattcaaaaacaatattttttctatagtatacataaatatttaatgtaTAGCAATTTCGAGTCTAAGTTTAAACGGtactcttttttttatacaatttacctagaaatataaagatttttgtttttttaatataaatgcAATTATACATAATAAGAACTTAATTAGCTATAAAAGTAATAGCATTTATACACAAATACAACAAACTTTATAGAAATAATGAATATTAACACAAAAAACACTTAAACTTTAAACACTagaatgtttaaaaaatttcaaaattgaTTCAAACAcagaattatttaaaaacgtAAACTAAACTATGTTgtcataaaaaacaaccaaaaaagattttattggcgtcaaagataaaaaatctgCTGTAAATCTTAAAAAGTATTAGTTAATATGttattgaaatttaaagatatttgtaaataaatactaTTGAAATCCTCTTTGTAACAAGCAGAAAGGACTTGCACATAACAAGAAAAGACTacctaaaataaaagagcGGAAGTTTTAGGTTACTGTAGGACCGATCGGATAAATATAATCATCCTATAAtctgtaaaatattaaaataaattatagtCGAAAATTAACACAATTTAGTTCATATAAATGCTCTGCCgctaatatattatattattacaCGTTAAGCTAGTTTTTAGAGAGGGGCAGTAAGTGCACTTATCAAAACAAGTGCagaatattacaaaaaattctgCCTAATTTTTACTTAACCTCCTTAAGATATGAATACATGTTTTTTCTCTTTTCCTATGTTCTTAAAAGTCGAAGCGGACAGATGTGAAAgtaacaaatataaatttatacaatGCAAAGAATGGTCTAATAAAAATCCTATTTGGTCATTTAATATAGAATAGATGATAGTAAATTCGTTTTAATAAGCTTTTTTAATCAGTGTTCATGGATGTTTGAACTGTAGAAATGTgttatgatattattttgtcgtcattattaatttttaaaatcattaaacagtttttatttagttgTTTAATTTAAGCAGATTCTAGGTTTggtaattattatttttttcatatgttaatttttcatttctagctattcatttattttattaaacgAATGCAGAGAACCCCAAAGTTTATCCTCTTAATAGTATTCATAAGTGTATAGTCCTCAAAACCATGACATCTTTGTTTTACTGtgttaaaactttaatcaGTAAAACACTGCTCCGAACGAATAGTCAAAGGCGGAGATCTCTAACGATCGGACATAAAACGTTatgttatataaataaatataaatagtcAGAAAAAGTTAGAAGACACCGAGCATGAagaataacaataaaaacagatcaaacataaataaatataaatataatacaaatattttagaaatgtatttaaaaaacggaAATATTACTCCGGTTCATGTCaataagtaaaatataacattaaTTTTACAAGATATGATTTTTTGGAAGTAAAATATCATCTCTTTATATAATTGTTAAGTTCGTCCATAGCGTCATTTTTAACAACTTAATTTACTTATAATTGTATTTCTTATAAAGAGAATGATAAAGATAAGTCTTGATTAATTAGTAGACGAACAAATTTTTCTGAGTAAGgggaatttatttattttagttattattttatattaattaacttaattttttggtATATTTTCCACTTTGGCTACGAAAAAGCAAgtctaaaaaaagattctgtatttttattgataaagGGGCTAAAGTAAACATGGACCATAtgttaatttaaaacaagCTCTAAGAGATGTTAAcaatatcttttaatattaaattttatttggaCAAAAGATGgtgtaaataaaatctctaacaaaatatttcattcaatataaataaatttaattaggGTATGCTTATTgcaatttatatttttagtttaaCAAGAATAGGTTCCGCGTTAGCGTCTCCTGCTTGTAAGTGGCTTCTCGTCCCATGGTCCTTTCCACATCGGCTTCGTCTTTTCTCCTTCGGTAGTCCGAGGAAATGCTTTCTAGCGCCTTCTTAGGCGTGATCATCTGGATGTACGCTTCTACCTTATTAGGGATTTCAAGTCTTGGGGTATAAGATTAGTAAAACTTAGTCACTATACCGTCCCAAGTGATTACGTGGGGAATtatttctgttttaaaaccaTATATTAGGCCCAGTTCGTTCGCACGGACATCATACTTTCttaaattatcattttCTACTTGCTGTAGATTCTCTTGTGATGTAACGCCTATTTCGATTTTTCTGATCAATTTGTTCTTTTTATCTACTACGACAATGTCCGGTTTATTATGTTTGATCTTTATGTCTGTTTTTGCCGTCGTGTCTATTCAATTTCCGGATCTTTGTTGGCAATTATCTGTTGTACTGAGGGGTTTCTTAATCTCTTCTTAGGCTgaactttatatttttcgcATAGTAGTAGGTTGATGCATTTAACAATTTCATTATGCCTTCTCATTAATCGTGTCCTAGCATTTTTCGCCCTTGTAGCTAGATGATCTACGGTCTTTGCTGATTTATTGCAATGGGGGCAATTTCCAACGATccattaaatatatttcggTCTTGCGAGGCACATAACTTACTTTCTGTCCTAGTACTCGTGTTACCTACTTTAAGCCTTAGTGATGAGTTTTTAATGTGaactattttattttcttttgccCTAAACAACTTTTTATGTtctgttttattatttttgttgttGTATAGGGTATTTAACTGAGCTTCTGTTGTGATTTTTGTTCCACATCTATTAgcttatatttttcctGACGTATGCTTTAATTAGAAAAAAGTgagttttcttttttttggtttACTAAGATGGCTCGTTTGCTGGGGTAGATATTGACCGATTGTTCGAAGTCCGTCCTTAGTTTGAGTAGCATGCTTTCACTTTTTAACACTGCACTAGTAAGTCCTCTTCCGAGCGCATCGCGGAAAAGATATAGCCTTTCTTTGCATGCCAGTTGAGAATGACCTTTATGTACGTTCAATGACATTCTAATAAAAGAGTCTATCTCCTCAAATATCTCCTGTTCTAAATCAAGTACACCaacataataatttataagtGAAATACCAAATTCGTTAATTGACCTAAAGGTGTTTTTggaatttaattttgtactacaaatcatttttactcgtgactttattttttcctttaTGAGTTCAATTGTACTATTACTCAttcaatattataatttttttatattttttaatttttatgtataaacATAACTTTATTGAggttatttgttttttttttcgtagAAAGATCGATGTATTTCGTTTGTTTGTAATAAACTAAATGTTCtaatttttagtaaatatgttttttttttgtgattTACATCCTTAGTCTATTTTACAGGGGTTTGCATTTTTTGAGTCCaacttttgcatttttataatccatttttttttaactcaATGgcctttttttttgaaaccCCCCACCCTCATGCCTAGAAAAGCGAGATCTACAGTCACTCCAGATGTCTTAAAACTGATTGAAagacatataaaaaacgaaaacttgaccttaaaaaatattgcaACAACATTAAATTTAAGTTATAAAACAGTTTGGAGGATCCATATGAAAATGTTAGAGGGAGAATCTATTTGGTCTACAAGTTTAATAAATCGTTCTAAAATTTCATCTTGTAGAGTGCTAAAGCCTATCGACCTAGTGCTAAAAAACATCATTGCACGCAGTAATGACAAGACTCTTGGCGAAATCAAAGAAGAGCTGAATACATTAGCTCGTTTCAATGTCTTTGTCGACTATTTCGAGAAAGctaaaatatctaaatattATGAGAAAAGGACTATCTCTGATTCCCGTAGAGCGTAATTCGCAGGacaaaattgataaaagaGCTGAATATGCCATGGAAATATCGGGATATTctttagaaaatttgatttttttggaTGAAACTGGATTTAATACTCATACCACAAGGCATTATGGggtttcttttaaaaacaaaaaagcaTTTGGTAAATgaccgtttggaacccgctttgaaaaataaaaaaaattttaaaaaatgggacttgatgatttattttaaataatgacaGAAGACAATTTATCCGGTGATTTTTGGGAATTTAGAAAGCCGAGTGGAACTGTAAAAGGTACTCATAGTATTCTTCTTTGTTTATATCTAGATCGAATATCTCTTATAGAAATGAGCCAAAACCAACTAAATTATATGGTGTTGTGAATTAAAATCGCTAGAAGTTATAGCATTTATGGAGTGATTCTTAGTACTGTGCTCCATCCCTTTGCTTAGGCTAATGTGGCATCATATGCTACCCATTGATTAGAGATCATAATAGAAACAGGTTATACATTTTCTTGTATTACCTCAAGGAAAAAGCAGTATTTCTACTAGTTGCAGAAACGAGCAAGGCGCACGCCGATTCGGCATCAAATGTTtccaaaataaacttttcttaatatcccatgtataaatacatttcatCATTAAAACCCTCATCTGCCTCAACAAAAAATGGTTTTGCCAATTTGGCCATTTTTTCAAAGGGGGGGTCCTTTAAAACATCAAAGTGGGTTTATTTTCCCAAAGCGGATTTCAAACGGTTCTGTACCAAGCATTTAAAACAGTCCCTGCAAATCGAGGCAAAATTTAAGTTGTCTTTGCGCGATTTCGAAATCGAATATTATAGCATACGAAATAAAAAGGGGCGCATATAATTCAGCTTTATTCGTCGAATTTATTGAAAGGAatcttgtaaatttttttcaaacaaATCCTcaaatgattttaataatgaatAATGCTAAATTTCATCATTCAAGAGAAGTTTTGTGTAAACTAAGAGAATTAGGCATAtcttatgtttttttgccTCTATATTCCCCACAGCTTAATCCTATTGaggaattttttatatatgataaaatcGAGGTTTTGTGCTATACGAAACTCAAATAATACAGTAGAAATGAACTTGGAACAAGTGTGAACGATGATTGTAGCCTTTCTTGTAATGGATTTTACACTAATATGGTAAGATGGTTGTAAATGGCAAGGCAGAAAAACGagtttatataattaaatgagGTTGTATATTATTTGACACATAATTCTATTGattgtttattatatatcaaattctgggttttttgttattttttttctaaaaaatggactataaaaatgcaaaagttGGACTAAACAAATGCAAACCCTGTAAATTTACGAAGGAGtatctaaattttataaatttgcaTAGTCAGACTATTACTTCAAATTAATTAACACATAAAGggatataaaaacattacaATGTTTCATTGGTTAATTTTTGACAAATTTAGAAGTTAGAAATTAACATTAGTCATTTTTAGTATAATCGTGccaaatataattgtgaCTAAACAAAATGAGAATATTCTCTTCggttttttacttatatttttgacttGTTTTACtgatatttataagaaattatttattatcattCTATTTTAAATGCCTAACTAAGGACCTTTTATATGTTGATTACAACGAAGGTCATACTTGAGTATATATGttcataaataatattttttatttgcttAGGTCTTTTTTATTGCTCTAATTCTTAGTGTATAAATGACTTTAGTTtgttctttaaaaaaattactataGTTAAACATTATTTTAGGCGATAAACATCCagggttttttttatgaagtGTACTAAAAACtgattatataaatataattatggacattgaaaataaatgtaaatagcaaattttcataaataaaaaaatatgaaagaTGAAGTAAAAGAGATGTAAAAGTAATAGTAAATAAAGcatatatttgtttacaataaaagaatatttattgGAGTAGCTGATAATGTACACTAGATCAGAACCCGGCTGCCGAGAAAAGGTGAGTGGTTAAGAACAACTAGGATATTAATTAAGtttaaaatacataaaaagaATCTTGTTTCTATAATCTTTGAAAAAAGGATCAGATGAAAGAAATCGTAAATATGCCCCAATAACATTGacacaagaaaaaaaaatctcgaaaaaatacttttttaaaaaataaaccgTGCtgtcttttaaaaaataaaatacttctaatttttttcataatgcCCAAATATTAAAGTACAAATTAAATACAATCGCATGCTAAGCTTctttacaataaatattgatGCTCATTTCTAAAGTCTatcttcaaaattttttccaaATAAGGAACACCTTTTGTTGTATGtacttgaaaaaaatacaaagcTTAAAAGATTTAGTTAAATTGCAAAAGCAGATTTTATgattaaagaaaaacttCAACCCAATATTCAAATTGCTACAAAtctttaaagtttttttttaaaaaagaggaCATTTTCACTAGGTTGGTCAAAGTGTAACCAGGCTAGATGTGAAGCAATTATTGTTAAAGCGGATATACAGATATTTGATAAAGAGGAATGAtgtttatactttttatcTCATAAGAAGACTACGAACCAACTAGCTTTCAAGTATGATTATACGGAATTGATTGAAGAAAATAGACAACAAGGCAGTTACATGTATTAACTTTGTAACATGAAGATTTaagtatataaataaaataatattctttataaatatgtagagaaaaataaaaaagatagtGCGACTAGCAAAAACATGAGAATGTgggatatttaaaatataaaataaaatatgactTATGCTTATTTTTGTCTCCCAgagagaaaataaaattgcactttttttgttaatataataaaccaGGGCGATTTACTAATAGTTGTGAATGTAATCTAAATATagattaatttatatatataaaatggTACCTATCAAGAATCCTAACaatgttaaattttatgtGATGATATAAGGCAAAGTTTGGCTAATATCGCAGAAAGCATATCAAATCTATGAAATTGTAATCCAGAGAAGACAACCTGGGCCATTGAGCcgaaaaaacaatttagaGTCTATCCTTTTTGATCGAAAACCATGAAATTTTAAGTGGGACACGGCGAAAAGAGATTAATCTAATATAGCTGAACTAGCTGTACAGACGACGGGGAGAGGGTCCTGTCAAATTAGACGCTATTGGTTTAGAAAACATAAGACTATAATATATCCACCACAATTGGACTTGAAGGACAATCCCACTACAGATACAAAGGATATGttttcaattatttattttttcatcaCATATTAACTAATTAAAATtgcattttaaattttaaaccgAGGTTTTAACAGGGTCGGGGCTTATTCATCTAAACTCACAAAAagactttttatttagttcAGCGCgtaatacataaaaaagctccgtatcaattttttatatatttatatttaacatATGAAAATCATGTCAATCTTTACTCAATTACTTATTTAACATCAAGTCAATAAGGATTCtggatatttaaaaattatgattaataatttttaggaTCTCGGCGAATTTTAAATCGTGCTTAGTGCTTATTAGGTCTTTAATATGAGTTTGGGATGTTTTTGTCATattgtaatatattttgttttcaaaCTAATgattaaatcattttattcTATCATgacataaatattaatatacaAGATAATGTACAAAGACCAGCATGCATCATATCTTTATCAGTAAGATTGTATGATTTGCATAATATTAACTTACACGTCTTTATTAGctcattttataatttgtgTAAAGCATATGGGGATATTTTACGACATATGTATTTACTTAACTGAATCAggatttctttttaaataatatttgtagTGGACAATAACAGAAAACAAATTAAGCAGATTTAAAAgcaaaaatgaatatttatcaaGGTTTCTTGactagaaattttttaattttgcaccccaaatgaatttattattaatttttattcaatttttcataaacaTGTTATCTATAATAAAAGCCGATGAATACATGGATGACCTATTAAGTTCAatgattaataaaaatctaacTTTAGAAGTGACTTGTGcttcattaaaaaacagtTTTACTGATGAAGATATGTCTTTTGAAACTATTCGAGGctatattgtatttttttgggACACTATTATTAATcatgatatttttagaaatatgaCAGAAAGCAATAATTCAATATTTAGTTTTAGAGAATTGCGTAGTTTATTGAGAGATGcatattttaagaaaattaaaagcgTATTTAGAAAAACTAAATGGAATCCTTATTTAttagataatttttcattttctgaaaaaaaatttatatatgatatGGTAAACCTTACATTGGAATATTACAATATTCTACGTCTCTGTTATAAAGATAGAATTAATAATGCAAACTCAACTATGGATTGTGttgaagaaataattagAGAAAATACATGCTTTATAAGGAATAATGAAACTGATCAATTCCCTACATTTGTTGTTAAAATGTGTACAGGGCAATTGTATCAGTACATAAGTTGTTATAAACATGATTGGATGGACTATGCcttacaatatttaaaacataatcAGAATCTATTATCAAAAGCTGAGTGTATTAATGAtaattatgattttaaaaaaataacttcAGAAATTACTAATGAACCTTTAAGTTATATTATGGAAGATAGAAGTTATTATAATGAAagatatgtttttataattctttCGGGTTTAATCATTTGCTTAATATTAACCTTTATTGGATACATGTTCCacaataagaaaaaaagaaccaataaaaattttatttaatagtTATAAATTGACAGCGATCAAAATTAACCAtaataagtttttatatttataataagaaTTATTAACAAGTAATGAATTTGTATATAatcagaaaaaataatctttaaatttttttagttgaCTAAATATCAacacattttttatcaaatataacagaaacataaaaaatttacaatatagtGTTAATAATCTACgaaaaaatacttatatttctttatcaAAAACTCAATACTTTTGGATTTGGAAGAGGGATTATTTTCACATAGGGTTTAAGTATCAAAACTATAGATCTAAGTAAAAACGGAGTTGATCCTAACCATCGAGTTTAAAGCTATGTTAATAAATAACATCGCAAATTTACATTATAtggtaaaaaaacaaaaaaaaatcgaagTTTTTTGCTTTCAAACAAAAAGAGATCTCTCTACATAGATATACGAGGCTTTTGGCTAAAATAGATTTGTGTATGTAAGAAAcatatattttgtattttcttGATTTAACTCGGAGTATCCTTGGACTTAGCATCAGAAGACTGTGTTAtcgttaatttttttagtacaCTGATAGAATATTCAGGATATAGAATCGTGCACTGCTTAAAAGGCTTGGGGTAGACATCGTCATACAAACAACAAATGACCATAACTATCATTTCTACCTCATACCACTAGCTCTCGTTTATGAGATTGCAATGATCAGTCTTTCAACGGGCTGTCCCGTCCTATATTTTCTTGTGAAATAGAGTACATTGAACCTTCTATCGCTCTACGCTGTATAGTCTTTTAATTGGCTCTGAATTTTACCCCAGAGCGCTTTAGCCATTGGCTCAAACTATGCTGCTCCATCAAATACCTTATGTATCAATAACTGCCCTTAAAGTTACCATGTTTTCGGTTTATAAACACTTTTGCCCTTGATCATCTTGTCTGAGGCTCACGAGCTCAAAACGctcttataaattaaaatccTTGGCTGTCAAATCAATTAAGCCGAGTCATTGGCTTAAACAAATACGTCATCTTCGACATGTAACGATGGACCAGAAAGTGtatgtttttatctaaaatgtcataatattataagttACTTATAAGACCTGCTTTCACTCTAATTCCTGACAACTTTGACATCAATTAAAAACTAAGCATAAAAGGCCGAGTTTATAGCAATTTAACGAGTGATGAGAGAGAACAAAAACAATCAAACATTTAGTAAAAGCTTTTATTTAGACACACCGAGCAGCCAGGGAGGTAGACAGTGCCACATCATCAATcacttttttttctttgcaaGTAAGAGGAAGGGAGAAACCTTACATAGGGACCAGAGGGATTTAGGCGTGGTTCTTATCCAACTGGTTCTTTATGATCCTCAATCACCAAAACCCCCTCTATACAACGTGCCGGGCAGCAAGCTCCGCTGTATCCATTTGTCTTTGGCTTTAAAAGAACGCTTTCCATTTATTCCTGAATCGCATCCAGAGTGACCTCACAGCTGATATACTTAACGGACATGGTTATCTATAACACGGGGAGATACATCATCGTACTAACTCAAAGGCCCCCACTACCATTAGTATCGCACACACGCCCACATCACCGGCCGGAAATTTTATCTGGCTGCGTTGACCAACAGTCTCCCACTAGTTTCGGCCACCGTGTTACAGAATCTTCTAAAATGGGGTCAACGAGACCTTCTATTGCCCTACTTCGTCTAGTCTCTTAGTTAGCTCTAGGATCCCACTCTTAAGTGCACCAGTAATGGGCTCCAACTAGACCGTACCCATTAGATACTTTAATATCTCATTATGTCACCACAAGGGTGATACTGTTTTTTGGCCTTGAAGTGCGTTTCTACACTAGATGCTAATCCCCTTGTGGCTGGACACAAACAAGTTCCATTTAATCAACTTAATAATTATCGTGatcattttcatcatctgagttgttccaactgcattatagaaagtagaaacaattttggTGCCACTGGGAATCGAACCCAGCCATTGCTCAATGGAAGCATTGCATTCTACCACTGGGCTAAATACACCTATCAATCACATTGCGGCTGGACGcacacaagtttcattTAACTAAAATATGATTATCTTTATCATTATGATCTTCTGAGTTGTTCCAACTGCaccataaaaataaaaaaaaatgctcTCTCGTTGGATTCATACATGGACACTCCTTTCTTCGAGTACTTTCTTTTGCATCGCTCCACAACACtctatatttctttttatatccCATTTCTAGGCCGTgtcatatatatttttttatctttctTGCCCATGCTTgatatttcttatatttgtttaatttgTTCCAAGGAGTATCCAAAGTTAGTTAAACTCAGTGCTCACACTTATACccattttaatatcaagAAATTTGAATGCAGTTTCTGTAAGAAATCATTTTCTAAGAAAGGCGGCCTTACACGACACCTTAACATACACACAAAGCTTTATACATTTACTTGTGAGATTTGTAACAGTAATTACAGCACAAAAAGCAATTTAGACAGACACAAGTAGATTGCACACCCGCATATgacataaataaatataattatacaCTAAAgcaattatgtttttaattgaCAAAGACATCGGCAAATAATATTGTTAGTCTTATGTATGTGCGGCTATTTTCCTATGTAAGAATTGTTATTGTTACAGGATGATAATCTAGTTACAGAGATTATCCTGTAATTGCTTTACTGTAGATACTTCCCTAAAGTATCTactgtaaaatatttactataaataataaataaatattttacccatctaaaaatattatgaaaagGAAGGAGAAACTTTATTTAACAAATGGCGACAACGAAGATGATATGGAACCAGTCGAGAAGCAAACGACTAGGAATACAGTAGAGATGCTAGAAAAACAATTAGCTGCAATGAAAATCAACATCAGGGGTACATACAATTTCAGAAAATTTGATGGTAAAAGGACGGAAGCAGAAGAGTTCTTACTACAATTTAAACCATTTAGAGAATCTTGGACTGAAGAAGAATATTT harbors:
- a CDS encoding putative SP-containing membrane protein yields the protein MIKKIFAISITLFSFLKCTIYTREQNNQIITNYDNTYLSNFPEKNDIETPRYSVFSDTGLDNTIEKTIHSSKLTPDYNLQNEDNEIISTYEELNNKYIKDIDFTQLKNVCDKLLQLFNERIEFYDRMRKISPFNKNSYLSLEEMGDIFYESVRNYACSEELHPYAKSKCHKFFRKFVSESAELIFMLSSKKFQKLFLTPYEYKHLWSDIDKCIDLQYSANEKDKIENVYNGIKYKKIVAKLHKLVDDFDDKFYYTNDAKKHKPNFKKLIYVAASGLSLLNYICPSLNEYNILPSEKNVKYDLYNEVQPSSRYSSIINDNFYEIIYNSKYDNNRETELPIEFQDEIFDNSNNADKNNYGTTESEVKSTSSTIVNSGYTTTQKEDLSTTTIKNIDEETTTEIHSPIETSNSSYDKTTTEVNMTTLKYDTTVSSTASIPYENTNNTNSDNPNNDVTTMTSNTITTETNTIDKNAKNYNEEKDRYNAQFDGNYMPYPNYNNEYPPNTPGSNGPGLVSKVIGGIGDVVSGATGVLEDIAVEGGGALVKKGIGKFTGRINNGIKIGKGIIEGLDTASDVASGIGSSIKNSNVLQPHKGGAGNNNQKTHGNNNDSNKSKKRKDEDKNKNKKPKDEKDFTTKRPKDENKNTTEKPKDEKDFTTKKPKDEDKNTTEKPKDGKKSTTEKPKDEKDSTTKKPKDEKEITTKKPKDENKNTNEKPKDEKDSTTKKPKDEKEITTKKPKDENKNTNEKPKDEKEITTKKPKDEKEITTKKPKDGNKNKKNKLENVKNKLEDSLNAIGGFFKLYWKLLSAVFSCIFFIVSLLCCFGKTLIKCCRRRKKNYDEEKQILIDKN
- a CDS encoding putative SP-containing membrane protein; translation: MLSIIKADEYMDDLLSSMINKNLTLEVTCASLKNSFTDEDMSFETIRGYIVFFWDTIINHDIFRNMTESNNSIFSFRELRSLLRDAYFKKIKSVFRKTKWNPYLLDNFSFSEKKFIYDMVNLTLEYYNILRLCYKDRINNANSTMDCVEEIIRENTCFIRNNETDQFPTFVVKMCTGQLYQYISCYKHDWMDYALQYLKHNQNLLSKAECINDNYDFKKITSEITNEPLSYIMEDRSYYNERYVFIILSGLIICLILTFIGYMFHNKKKRTNKNFI